A genomic window from Leptospira broomii serovar Hurstbridge str. 5399 includes:
- a CDS encoding LA_2478/LA_2722/LA_4182 family protein: MELMNPKIIVFFLFLSLFVSVCRKGPSLSREEVKNLSSSYIRELCRKNLECSAMYLESLSVSEQEEAKSEFYSLEQCMENQKDQSILPDDYEKVTDEQIAKVRRCMDDLLKTPCASMEESGGIPSCQDLFRSIE, from the coding sequence ATCGAGCTGATGAATCCCAAAATTATCGTATTTTTCCTATTTTTGTCGTTATTCGTTTCGGTCTGTCGAAAAGGACCGTCTCTTTCGCGAGAAGAAGTTAAAAATTTAAGTTCTTCTTATATTCGAGAATTATGCCGGAAGAACCTGGAATGCTCCGCAATGTATCTGGAATCCTTATCCGTATCGGAACAAGAGGAGGCGAAATCCGAATTCTATTCTTTAGAACAATGTATGGAGAACCAGAAGGACCAGAGCATTCTCCCGGACGATTATGAAAAAGTGACCGACGAGCAAATCGCGAAAGTTCGGCGTTGCATGGATGATTTGCTCAAGACTCCGTGCGCATCAATGGAGGAATCCGGGGGGATTCCTTCTTGCCAGGATTTGTTCCGATCGATCGAATGA
- a CDS encoding DUF342 domain-containing protein, translating to MTDSIRNYTDSLLRDLEENEGGFFKIENLDGLAYLTVFPSGKKGKSVEIREVFKRLEVFKISESSEEEVKRVVKNRDGEPHFIGKWPGKPEASHIELKISEDKMTAHAILQPPKYGGKVLSEVEILFELKKEGIEFGIKSEEIARLAKAEEYGKRVLIAIGEPPIPGSDGDLRILFQHPSIPKLEEDEFGRVDFKNIQIIQSVKKNQKLAEKISPSPGKPGKNVNGDLLPFEEGKPAEWKLGSNVKISEDKNQIFALIDGRPIVDRYGVIRVDEVCHLDHVDFSTGNINFPGTIIVEESIADGFVLETEGSIVVKKSVGKVFLKAGGDIVLSGGFMGRNGGLIESGADIYAKFVEQGKMIAKNSIFIEEASMHSELIAGESILVRGGRGELIGGQCVAGKNITCSKLGAIVETKTVLSCGMPPELLTELEDLKAEVRKNHDVLKKVEASIVKLNDDSQRRTLSNEEKESLPKLQAIKQKYQSILENLLAQEQSVILSFDPDKNAYIEVEREIFPGVDANLGRNRSFKVKLKEIPGPSFLFLGTDGQVVHSKVRPKRLGILQEDSPNLESGP from the coding sequence ATGACTGACTCGATTCGTAATTATACAGATTCCCTCCTCCGAGATTTAGAGGAAAACGAGGGTGGTTTTTTTAAGATCGAGAATTTAGACGGATTAGCTTATTTAACGGTTTTTCCTTCGGGAAAAAAAGGTAAGAGCGTAGAAATTAGAGAAGTTTTCAAACGCCTAGAGGTCTTTAAAATTTCGGAGAGCTCCGAAGAGGAAGTGAAGCGAGTCGTCAAAAACAGAGATGGAGAACCCCATTTTATCGGGAAATGGCCCGGAAAACCGGAAGCTAGTCATATAGAATTAAAAATCTCCGAAGATAAAATGACTGCGCACGCGATATTGCAACCGCCCAAATACGGCGGGAAAGTTCTTTCAGAAGTGGAAATCCTTTTTGAACTAAAAAAAGAAGGGATAGAATTCGGAATTAAATCGGAAGAGATCGCGCGCCTAGCAAAGGCGGAAGAATACGGAAAGCGGGTTTTAATCGCGATCGGCGAGCCTCCGATTCCGGGAAGCGACGGAGATTTACGAATTTTATTTCAACATCCGAGTATTCCAAAATTGGAAGAAGACGAATTCGGTAGAGTAGATTTCAAAAATATTCAAATTATCCAGAGTGTGAAAAAAAACCAGAAGTTAGCCGAGAAGATTTCCCCTTCTCCCGGCAAACCGGGTAAGAACGTTAATGGGGACCTCCTCCCGTTTGAAGAAGGAAAACCTGCGGAGTGGAAATTAGGCTCCAATGTAAAAATCTCGGAAGATAAAAATCAGATTTTTGCCCTTATAGACGGACGACCTATCGTCGATCGTTACGGAGTTATTCGCGTGGACGAAGTTTGTCACCTCGACCATGTGGATTTTTCAACGGGTAATATCAACTTTCCCGGAACGATTATCGTAGAAGAATCCATTGCCGACGGATTTGTCCTCGAGACGGAAGGTTCTATCGTCGTTAAAAAGTCGGTAGGAAAAGTCTTTTTAAAAGCCGGCGGCGACATCGTTCTTTCGGGCGGCTTCATGGGCAGAAACGGCGGCTTAATCGAATCCGGCGCCGATATCTACGCCAAGTTCGTGGAGCAGGGAAAAATGATCGCAAAGAATTCCATCTTTATCGAGGAAGCCTCGATGCACTCGGAATTGATCGCCGGCGAGTCGATCCTGGTCCGTGGAGGACGCGGGGAATTGATAGGCGGACAATGCGTCGCCGGAAAGAATATCACCTGTTCCAAACTCGGAGCCATCGTGGAAACTAAGACGGTACTGAGCTGCGGAATGCCGCCGGAATTATTAACCGAACTCGAAGATTTAAAGGCGGAAGTTCGAAAAAATCACGACGTTTTGAAGAAAGTAGAAGCGAGCATCGTAAAATTAAACGACGATTCGCAACGGAGAACTCTTTCTAACGAGGAAAAAGAAAGCTTACCTAAGCTCCAAGCGATCAAACAAAAATACCAATCAATACTTGAAAACTTACTTGCCCAGGAACAGTCTGTCATACTTTCCTTCGATCCGGATAAAAACGCTTATATCGAAGTAGAGCGGGAGATTTTTCCCGGAGTCGATGCAAACCTGGGTAGAAATCGGAGCTTTAAGGTTAAATTAAAGGAAATTCCCGGACCGTCGTTTTTATTCCTTGGAACGGACGGACAAGTGGTTCATTCTAAAGTTCGGCCGAAACGATTAGGAATTCTGCAGGAAGATTCTCCGAATTTAGAATCCGGGCCTTAA
- a CDS encoding LA_2486 family SGNH/GDSL-type esterase has translation MKPFTFLKIFVLVSLVFGILEISLRLPYFQSVRFKLADKELHCLSEDRLPWIRLCPNRRLTLFHPAKGYSYNIRTDENGERISYEPGTTPLAVQKRIWILGDSVAMGYLVEDRESISWQLAERIGFSGRVRNLGVDAVGTFGIQERLGEVLLQSDPPNVAYWIYHISDVADSFREEALFESKARRLLTRISFYLSRYSAVFNGWKTLWENYRPALAENRISLRDETATESLGEDHPHRRALRRLFDFCEDKKIPLVIVFLPEPNSANQPIFQSPILNDVQSLALENRISVLDLRPRLESNWKKKHERFFLARDGHPNPYTYGLIADFLNEDLTRR, from the coding sequence TTGAAACCATTCACTTTTCTTAAAATATTCGTTCTGGTATCATTAGTATTTGGAATATTAGAAATATCACTTAGACTTCCCTATTTTCAGTCCGTTCGGTTTAAATTAGCTGATAAGGAGCTACATTGTCTTTCTGAAGATCGCCTTCCCTGGATACGACTTTGTCCGAATCGACGACTAACCCTCTTTCACCCTGCGAAGGGATACTCTTATAATATACGGACCGACGAGAACGGCGAACGAATCAGTTACGAACCGGGAACAACACCGCTTGCGGTTCAAAAGCGAATCTGGATATTAGGAGATTCCGTCGCCATGGGGTATTTAGTGGAAGATCGAGAGTCGATTTCATGGCAATTAGCCGAAAGGATAGGTTTTTCAGGTCGAGTCAGGAATCTAGGAGTGGATGCGGTCGGCACCTTCGGCATTCAGGAGAGACTGGGAGAAGTACTGCTGCAATCCGATCCTCCGAATGTCGCTTATTGGATTTATCATATTTCCGACGTCGCCGATTCTTTTCGGGAAGAAGCTTTATTTGAATCTAAAGCAAGACGACTCTTAACCAGAATTTCCTTCTACTTATCCCGATACAGCGCCGTCTTTAACGGATGGAAAACACTGTGGGAGAATTACCGTCCGGCACTTGCCGAAAATCGAATTTCTTTACGAGACGAAACCGCGACAGAATCGTTAGGGGAAGATCATCCGCATCGCCGGGCACTGAGGCGCTTATTTGATTTTTGCGAGGATAAAAAAATTCCTTTGGTGATCGTATTTCTTCCGGAACCTAACTCCGCAAATCAACCGATCTTTCAATCGCCTATCTTAAACGACGTCCAGTCTCTCGCTCTTGAAAATCGAATTTCGGTCTTGGATTTGAGACCAAGGCTGGAATCGAATTGGAAAAAGAAGCATGAACGGTTTTTCCTGGCTCGCGACGGACATCCGAATCCGTATACTTACGGACTCATAGCCGATTTTCTGAACGAAGATTTAACTCGCCGTTAA
- the xerD gene encoding site-specific tyrosine recombinase XerD, with amino-acid sequence MTSSHKNLLQNFQEYLSVEKGLSDNSIYSYGYDLNKFKNFLEKEHIDFLEVQANDIVRFLNEERNRKISAKTIAREVVAIRQFYKFLKDEKKLDSNPTEKIETPEVMRSIPDYLTQEEIEELFSAIREDHLYELRDKCIFELLYSSGLRISEACNLRLTDMDMAGMTLTVEGKGGRQRLVPFGEKSLDILNRYLKQSRPYILKNRNCDYLFVSKKGSFINRKSVWRLLNHYIKRTNIKKKVTPHTLRHSFATHLLENHADLKSVQELLGHIDISTTQIYTHMANKTLKEVHKKFHPRG; translated from the coding sequence GTGACATCTTCTCATAAGAATTTACTCCAAAATTTCCAGGAATACCTTTCGGTAGAGAAGGGTCTGAGCGACAATTCGATCTACTCATACGGGTACGATTTAAACAAGTTTAAGAACTTCCTGGAAAAGGAACATATCGACTTCTTAGAAGTTCAGGCGAACGACATAGTTCGTTTCCTCAATGAAGAAAGGAATCGAAAAATTTCCGCTAAGACGATCGCTCGTGAGGTCGTCGCAATTCGGCAATTCTATAAGTTTCTCAAAGACGAAAAGAAATTAGATTCGAATCCGACGGAGAAAATCGAAACTCCCGAAGTGATGCGCTCCATTCCCGACTATCTGACTCAGGAAGAAATCGAGGAACTTTTTAGCGCGATTCGCGAAGATCATCTCTATGAACTAAGAGATAAATGCATTTTCGAACTTTTATATTCCTCCGGTCTCCGGATTTCGGAGGCTTGTAATCTTCGCTTAACGGACATGGATATGGCCGGGATGACTTTAACTGTGGAAGGTAAGGGCGGACGTCAAAGACTGGTTCCGTTCGGCGAGAAATCCTTGGACATTCTCAACAGATATCTTAAACAAAGCAGACCCTATATTCTGAAGAACCGAAATTGCGATTATTTGTTCGTATCGAAGAAAGGTTCGTTTATCAATCGTAAGTCTGTCTGGAGACTTCTGAATCATTATATTAAAAGAACGAATATCAAAAAGAAAGTCACCCCTCATACGCTGAGACACTCCTTTGCGACTCATCTTTTGGAAAATCACGCAGACCTCAAATCTGTTCAAGAACTATTGGGACATATCGATATTTCTACGACTCAGATATATACTCACATGGCCAATAAAACCCTGAAGGAAGTTCATAAGAAATTCCATCCAAGAGGGTAA
- a CDS encoding tetratricopeptide repeat protein, translated as MTFFSQILSLHRKKPTEMRQKFRHAFAILMSLILVSCDSSQEWVNLAREKHSQGNIAEALYYYDLALRKNPDNVVANRNLGILLAESNEAPGSAAFYLEKAHIKDPKNPDILLYLLEIYLKAGSKTESDRVLKSFADGWDKDRESLAKFLKECLLDEKKNPSERKRFQENRIPDANPASKRMFRECEEKLYPEISGKS; from the coding sequence ATGACTTTTTTTAGTCAAATTTTATCCCTCCACCGGAAAAAACCTACGGAAATGAGACAGAAGTTCCGACACGCATTTGCGATTCTTATGTCCCTAATCCTTGTTTCCTGCGATTCTTCACAGGAATGGGTAAATCTTGCTCGTGAAAAACACTCTCAAGGCAATATTGCGGAAGCGCTTTACTACTACGATTTGGCGCTTAGAAAAAATCCTGATAACGTAGTCGCGAATCGGAATTTAGGAATTCTTTTAGCGGAAAGCAACGAAGCGCCGGGCTCTGCGGCATTCTATTTAGAAAAAGCGCATATAAAGGATCCGAAGAATCCGGATATCCTTCTCTATTTATTAGAAATTTATTTAAAGGCAGGATCGAAAACCGAGTCCGATCGGGTTTTAAAATCTTTCGCCGATGGATGGGATAAGGATAGGGAAAGCCTGGCAAAGTTTCTGAAAGAATGTTTATTGGATGAGAAAAAAAATCCGAGCGAAAGAAAGCGCTTTCAAGAAAATCGAATTCCGGATGCGAACCCGGCTTCCAAGCGAATGTTTCGAGAGTGCGAAGAGAAACTATATCCGGAAATTTCCGGAAAATCGTAA
- a CDS encoding sulfite exporter TauE/SafE family protein, which translates to MILPILGAAFLHGLTSSLHCVGMCGPFAGTLSLASGQRSRKENAFLQLCYNLGRLGSYSLIGALLGFVGQGANLVSTELGFIREIAAWISGIFVIVFGLSLLLGGGVSSASASFANRILGKVARPILEALRENSDKPFRLGLIGFNFGLVTGLLPCGVLYPAFALAFATGSPLNGGAVMASFFIGTFPLLFAFGYGFRSLALKLKGNTARFAGTLVILIGIGWIFFRFGHDHSNHTGHKPAPSESHSHHGH; encoded by the coding sequence ATGATTCTTCCGATTTTAGGCGCCGCGTTCTTGCACGGATTGACGAGTTCTCTTCATTGTGTGGGAATGTGTGGACCTTTTGCGGGAACGTTATCCCTAGCTTCCGGTCAACGCTCGAGAAAAGAAAATGCGTTTTTGCAGCTTTGCTATAATCTCGGGCGACTCGGCTCATATTCTTTGATCGGCGCTCTACTCGGGTTCGTCGGCCAGGGAGCGAATCTAGTTTCAACCGAACTCGGTTTTATTCGAGAAATCGCCGCATGGATTTCCGGGATTTTTGTAATCGTATTCGGGCTCTCTCTCTTACTCGGAGGAGGAGTCTCGAGCGCTTCGGCTTCTTTTGCCAATCGAATTTTGGGAAAGGTTGCACGGCCGATCTTGGAAGCCCTACGTGAAAATAGCGACAAACCGTTTCGACTCGGTCTAATCGGATTCAATTTCGGTTTAGTGACCGGCCTTTTACCTTGCGGCGTCTTGTATCCCGCCTTTGCACTTGCGTTCGCAACAGGTTCTCCTTTGAACGGAGGCGCAGTGATGGCTAGTTTTTTTATAGGTACTTTCCCGCTACTTTTTGCCTTCGGTTACGGATTCCGATCGCTTGCCCTCAAGTTGAAAGGAAACACTGCAAGATTTGCAGGAACACTGGTCATCTTGATCGGAATCGGATGGATTTTCTTTCGCTTCGGTCATGATCATTCCAATCATACAGGACACAAACCGGCTCCATCCGAATCTCATTCGCACCACGGACATTGA
- a CDS encoding LA_2490 family SGNH/GDSL-type esterase yields the protein MSFAKKAGWILFLVGIAFLGTEVGLRFLKSPSLQYYRDLKVLHQYHPDYYVGLEPNQSLFVRHFAGKWEGQISTNSLGLRGTKDPISNKPKLLCLGDSLVMGFGVGDPDTFCSLLDGLELKGGARQSLNLGVDAYGSSGSYLRLKDISARLDHVSEVLFFISPNDFDMPEALAAKGILPDDQTDAARESDPNYRRNFRIQFELTKWSYALQAMKLAWEQLSVTASVTKMNIANEIKSAGMSENSQPGENLGSYIKNSFYHPPKRPNCSPVAPVMKEAALGPICPEPVPADVRCSDTIPKLTELEPLPELTQRSYDGMIALAKEKGFRLIPVIVPIQVEEIYCYNNGKYHKLENYAIRSASYFEKKGIPVMRLKKDTVTMCKIGTDGRRIGILDHFIPEDGHFTKIGNQWLAEAIAKHLKESPFAL from the coding sequence ATGAGTTTTGCGAAAAAGGCAGGATGGATTCTCTTTTTAGTAGGAATCGCATTCCTGGGGACGGAAGTCGGACTTCGCTTCCTCAAATCCCCGTCTCTCCAGTACTATAGAGATCTAAAAGTTCTTCATCAGTACCATCCGGATTACTACGTTGGCTTAGAGCCTAATCAATCTCTCTTTGTAAGGCATTTTGCGGGGAAATGGGAGGGCCAAATTTCCACGAATTCCCTAGGTTTACGCGGAACAAAAGATCCGATTTCGAATAAACCGAAGCTACTATGCCTAGGTGATAGTCTTGTGATGGGTTTTGGAGTGGGAGATCCGGATACGTTTTGCTCTTTGCTGGATGGTCTGGAGCTAAAGGGGGGCGCCCGACAGTCTCTGAATTTAGGAGTGGATGCCTACGGTTCTTCGGGTTCGTATTTGAGGTTGAAAGATATATCCGCTCGACTGGATCATGTTTCCGAAGTTCTATTCTTCATTTCGCCGAATGATTTCGATATGCCGGAAGCGTTGGCTGCTAAAGGAATCCTTCCCGACGATCAGACGGATGCTGCGAGAGAATCGGATCCGAATTATAGAAGAAATTTCCGAATTCAATTCGAACTGACGAAATGGTCTTACGCTTTGCAAGCTATGAAGTTGGCTTGGGAGCAATTATCGGTCACTGCCTCAGTGACCAAAATGAATATCGCGAACGAAATTAAGTCAGCCGGAATGTCCGAAAATTCGCAACCGGGAGAAAACTTAGGATCGTATATTAAGAATTCCTTTTATCATCCTCCTAAGCGGCCGAACTGTTCCCCCGTGGCGCCGGTAATGAAGGAGGCCGCGTTAGGACCGATTTGTCCGGAACCGGTTCCTGCCGATGTTCGCTGTTCGGATACTATACCGAAATTGACCGAGTTAGAACCTTTACCTGAATTAACGCAACGTAGCTACGATGGAATGATCGCTCTTGCAAAGGAGAAAGGGTTTCGATTGATTCCGGTAATCGTTCCCATTCAGGTGGAAGAGATATATTGTTATAATAACGGGAAATATCATAAATTGGAAAATTATGCGATTCGGTCCGCATCCTACTTCGAAAAGAAAGGAATCCCGGTGATGAGACTGAAGAAGGATACCGTAACTATGTGCAAGATCGGAACGGACGGACGGCGCATAGGCATACTAGATCATTTTATTCCGGAAGACGGACATTTTACCAAGATCGGAAACCAATGGTTGGCGGAAGCGATTGCCAAACATTTAAAGGAGAGCCCATTTGCTCTTTAA
- a CDS encoding MBOAT family O-acyltransferase, with product MLFNSVQYLIFAPVVIAVYFLLPARFQKWWLLLTSLYFYAVFRVPFVALLIYSIVLTYYCVVWMDKAVTKSGKLFFLNLVVWGNLLLLYFFKYLDFSFIAWNTILGLQPCESCFAYPSGVLLPMGISFFTLQAIGYAVDVYRGHVERAKNLFQFGLFLSFFPQLVAGPIIRAQDMLHQFLEEYRFQKENLLPGIRQIAWGLFKKTFVADPIALIIDPVYGNPSIFGWEALSISAVLFSFQVYCDFSGYSDVAIGTGRIMGYHIPANFREPFLSQSITELWRRWHISFSSWLREYVYIPLGGNKKGIPRMYLNLFLTTFVSGIWHGADWNFIIWGAIHAFLMVIERFILSFKRISDAWEKVPQIIKIAYTFFFFAVSMFFFRAKAAPGYDGSIDVAWTMTTRAFTAANGLPLDVPLPLLVAVVALMAGDYIVDRKIPILEKLTDKPIWVYSISAVLLSICFILYSVTVSQPFLYFQF from the coding sequence TTGCTCTTTAATTCGGTTCAATATTTAATTTTTGCGCCCGTTGTCATCGCAGTTTATTTTCTACTTCCCGCTAGGTTTCAGAAGTGGTGGCTACTTTTAACCAGCTTGTATTTCTATGCGGTTTTTAGGGTTCCGTTCGTCGCGTTATTAATTTATTCGATCGTCCTGACTTATTACTGCGTAGTGTGGATGGATAAGGCAGTCACTAAATCCGGAAAATTATTTTTTTTGAATTTGGTGGTATGGGGAAATCTACTCCTTCTCTATTTTTTCAAGTATCTGGATTTTTCCTTTATCGCTTGGAATACGATTTTAGGTCTGCAGCCCTGCGAATCTTGCTTCGCTTATCCCTCGGGCGTCCTTCTCCCTATGGGAATCTCTTTCTTTACTTTGCAAGCGATAGGATACGCGGTGGACGTCTATCGCGGTCATGTGGAGAGAGCTAAGAATCTTTTCCAGTTCGGTCTATTTTTGAGTTTCTTCCCGCAATTAGTGGCCGGCCCGATCATTCGTGCTCAGGATATGCTCCACCAATTTTTGGAAGAATATAGATTTCAGAAAGAGAATCTGCTTCCCGGGATTCGCCAGATAGCCTGGGGGCTATTTAAAAAGACGTTTGTTGCGGACCCGATTGCCTTAATCATCGATCCTGTCTATGGAAATCCGTCCATATTCGGATGGGAAGCATTATCGATTTCCGCCGTCCTATTCTCCTTTCAAGTTTATTGCGATTTTTCCGGCTACTCTGACGTTGCTATCGGGACGGGACGGATTATGGGATATCATATCCCGGCAAATTTTCGGGAACCGTTTTTATCCCAGTCGATTACGGAGCTTTGGAGGCGCTGGCACATCTCATTCAGTTCCTGGTTGAGGGAATACGTGTACATTCCGCTGGGCGGAAACAAGAAAGGCATTCCTAGAATGTATCTAAATCTGTTTCTTACCACCTTTGTGAGCGGAATTTGGCACGGCGCCGACTGGAATTTTATTATTTGGGGAGCGATTCACGCTTTCCTAATGGTGATAGAACGATTTATTCTGTCGTTTAAACGGATTTCGGACGCTTGGGAAAAAGTTCCGCAAATTATAAAAATCGCATATACTTTCTTTTTCTTTGCGGTATCGATGTTTTTCTTTCGAGCTAAAGCTGCGCCAGGATATGACGGAAGTATCGACGTCGCCTGGACTATGACGACTCGAGCGTTTACTGCCGCTAACGGATTACCTCTGGACGTTCCTCTTCCGTTATTGGTTGCGGTAGTCGCTCTCATGGCGGGAGATTATATCGTGGATCGAAAGATTCCGATACTGGAGAAACTTACGGATAAGCCGATTTGGGTTTACTCGATTTCTGCAGTTTTACTATCCATTTGCTTTATTCTTTATAGCGTAACCGTAAGCCAACCGTTTCTGTATTTCCAGTTTTAA
- the ccoS gene encoding cbb3-type cytochrome oxidase assembly protein CcoS: MNALYMTIPLALIIAFGSFFVFLWSYKSGQYEDIEGPKYRMLFDDDQTEPDHSEKAPKK, encoded by the coding sequence TTGAACGCTTTATATATGACGATTCCCTTAGCGTTGATAATCGCATTCGGCTCGTTCTTTGTCTTTCTTTGGAGTTACAAATCCGGTCAATACGAGGATATCGAAGGACCGAAATATAGAATGCTCTTCGATGATGATCAGACCGAACCCGATCACTCGGAAAAGGCGCCAAAAAAATGA
- a CDS encoding ATP-binding protein, which translates to MTDPKQTSYSNQFRIQIPSHPRYVSVARNFVYNLARESGFTLYDSADLKLAVGECLLNVIKHAYLGKHGYPIFLEILIFDNRMEVRIRDFGVQKNLSDMRGYDLGDYREEGIGLYLVRKLTDHFYVDQSGKGNRLILTKMK; encoded by the coding sequence TTGACTGATCCTAAACAGACGAGCTATTCAAACCAGTTTCGGATCCAGATCCCATCTCATCCGCGTTACGTATCTGTGGCGCGGAACTTCGTTTATAATCTAGCTAGGGAATCCGGCTTCACGTTATACGACTCCGCGGACCTGAAATTGGCGGTCGGCGAATGTCTTCTCAACGTAATTAAGCACGCATATCTAGGCAAACACGGATATCCGATTTTTCTGGAAATCTTGATTTTCGATAATCGAATGGAAGTTAGGATTCGCGACTTCGGGGTTCAGAAAAATCTTTCGGATATGAGAGGTTACGATCTTGGGGATTACCGAGAGGAAGGAATCGGATTATATCTAGTGCGTAAACTCACAGATCACTTTTATGTGGATCAATCCGGGAAGGGGAACCGTCTCATTCTCACAAAAATGAAATAG